The window TCGGGCAGGGAGATAGAACTTCAACAATTGAATATCCCAAACCTTCAATTTGAGTTTGAAACGCATTGGTAATCGCTTTTTTAGTTTTCCTGATCCCCCCGGGAGTAGCCACCGTAACCCGCTCAGCATAGGCAACGCCTGGAAAAGCAGCAACTACATCGGTAATATGGAGAGGATAACCATCCAGGGTTGAATTACGACCAAGAGGGGTAGTAGTAGTCCCCTGGTCAAGAATGGTAGTGGGAGCCATTTGCCCCCCGGTCATCCCATAAACAGCATTATTAATAAAAATTACGGTGATATTTTCACCACGATTGGCGGAGTGAATGGTTTCAGCCGTACCAATAGCTGAAAGGTCCCCATCACCCTGGTAGCTGATAACAAAGAGATCGGGATTGGCCCGACTCACACCGGTGGCAATAGCCGTTCCCCGACCATGAGCTGACTCAATCACATCGATATCCAGATAATGATAGGCCAGAACCGCACAACCGGCCGGACACACCAGCAGGGATCGCTTGCCGACATCCAATTCTTCCAGCACTTCGGCAATTATCCGGTGCACAACACCATGACCACAACCAGGACAATAGTGAGTTACTACATTTTTTTTATAATACTGGGGCCATTGATTTATCAACTTCATGGGACCTACTTTTTCATCCGCCGATAATGGCGGTTAATAACCCGGGAAAACTCCAACGGGGTGGGGATGATGCCGCCGGGACGGCCATGAAATTCAACCTTAACCTGATAATCAGCCAGGGCCAGTCTTACATCGTCAACCATCTGGCCGGTACTCATTTCAAAAACCAGGAAACCTTTAATCCGGTGAGCTATTTCCTGCAAAACTTTTTCCGGAAAGGGGAAAAGGGTTATAGGTCGAATCAGACCAACCGGGATTCCTTCTCTACGGGCTCGTTTAATGGCACCTTTGATAATCCGGGCCGTCGTTCCATAGGCGACCACGGCATATTCAGCATCTTCCATCATGTAAAGCTCATAACGGGTCTCACAATCAGCAATTTCCTGGTATTTACGCACCAGTTTCCAATTGTGACGTTCATTTTCCAGGCCGTCAAGAATCAGGGAGGCCAGGTAGCGACTTGGACCTTCTCCCCGCCCCTTCAACGCCCATTTTTTTTCCGGTAATTGTTTAACCAGCTCCGGGAAAACCACCGGTTCCTTCATCTGCCCCATCATCCCGTCACCAATTAGCATTACCGGAGTCCGATAACGATCAGCCAGATCGAAGGCGACCATGGTCAGATCAGCCAGTTCCTGCACCGATGCCGGAGCTAATACCGGGGTCCGATAATCACCATGCCCGCCACCCCTGGTCGACTGATAATAATCTCCCTGAGCCGGAGCAATGTTTCCCATCCCGGGACCGCCTCGCATCATATTGACAATAACAGCCGGCAGTTCAAACCCTGACAGAAAAGAGATCCCTTCCTGTTTCAGGCTGATTCCCGGGCTGGATGATGAAGTCATAGCCCGGACTCCGGATGCCGCCGCGCCTACGACCATATTAATGGCAGCAATCTCGCTTTCTGACTGGATGAAAGTTCCACCAGCCTGCCGCAAATTTGCCGCCATATATTCACCCAGTTCATTCTGGGGTGTAATCGGGTAACCAAAATAACATTTACAGCCGGCCCGGATGGCCGCCTCGGCAATGGTATGGTTGCCACTCATAAAAACCTTATTCACTGTACACCTCAACCGCCAAATCAGGACAAACCAGCGTGCAGACCATACAACCAATACAATTCTCAGGCTTCACCGGATCAGCATAATAATATCCCATGCTATTTAATTTTGGAGAAGTTTCAAGCACTTCCTGTTTACAGAACTCAACACAAAGACCGCAGCCTTTACAATAATCCCGGCGGATCTTTACCATAAAAACTTTATCTTTTTTACTCATCATTAACCTTAATTGCTCTGGTAAAAAGTCAAAAATAAAGAGCTAATTATTTATGGGAAACAAACTCATGCTCCAGCAACTATCAAAGTAAAAAAAACCCTTTACATCCTGTCAAAAAAATTGTCAAGTGAAACTCCCTGCAGTTTCCACGGAACATTTCCATCCGTCTGCCCTAAGACAGGCAATCACACTTCCCCGGTCTGATGCGCCGGACGCAAAAGATCAAAAACAGACTTGACCGGATTAAACGTCCCGGCCGGGACTTCGATGAAAACCGTATTCCATTCAGCCATCGCCCCATTCCACAAACCCGGATGTTCAAGGGCTTTCAATTCCTTTCCTTCACTGGATTTAACCGCGATAAAGCCGGTATCAGGATCGCTGAACTCATGCAGGTCAAAAGGTTCCCCCCGGTAATCCCGCAGACCACATACCAGATCCACCGGATTAAAATGGGTAGATAGCTGCCAGATTTTCTCCTGGTCAGGAGCAGAGAAATCCACCTGTGACGACTCGACTATCTGGCGACTGCAACCCTGCTCGGGGCCACGGACCCAGAAAGGTCCGCCCCCGGGCTCGCCTTCATTTTTTACCATCCCGCAAACCCTGAGGGGTCGATTAAGTTTCTTACGCAAAAATTCAATCTGTTTATCACCTGCCTCAGACGGAATCTCGATTCCAAGAAAATCCTGCACAAAAACAGTTATTTCAGCCAGCAGCGAATCGCCAGGAACTGTATCATCAAGGCCTTGAAGATAACCGAAAATGCGCTGTTGCAGATTTACCAGGTAGCCTCCCAGGATCTGATGATAGCGGCATATTTCCGCTTTCAACCGGTCAGGGACCACATTATCGATATTTTTGATAAAAACAATATCACCTTTTAAATCATTCAGATTTTCCAGCAGAGCCCCATGGCCGCCAGGTCGAAAGACCAGGGAACCGTCGACATTTTTAAAAGGTACATTATCATGATCAACGGCAATGGTATCCGTTGAGGATTTCTGGACCGAAAAAATAACCTCACAACGGGTACTACCGGTTTCAATGACTCCCCTCACCTGTTCAAGATGTTCCTGAAACGGTTGTCGATGTTCCGGAGAAATGGTAAAATGAAGTCGGATTTTTCCCTGTTTATCCTTGGTATAATCGGCTGCTTCCACCAGGTGTTCCACGAAAGGAGTGCGAACATGATCGGGATAACAATGAAAATCAATCAATCCCTTCGGCAAACTGCCGTAGTCAAGCCCTTTTTCCGTCAGTAAGTAAGCCAGCATCAGGTCACATCGACCTTCATCAATCAGGTTTTCAACCTCCAGGCCATCGGCTGAAACCACCTGGTGAAGCCGATCGGAAAAAGCAAATTTCCCACAATTATCCTTCATCCGCAGGATATCATCATAATCAGGATTATCAATATAGTCATTTAACGTCATGGGCTTGGCACCCGGCTGGAAATATTTATGATAACAGGACAGCAGGGTTTTGAACATTCTGGTTGCCGCACCCGATGCCGGAACAAATTTCATCGCCCTTCCAGCCAGGGCAGCCTCCCGGTAGATATCAATCATGGTCTCCATCTCTTCATTCTCCAGCCTGACAATACCGTCGTTTACGGTACAGGGGCGATCCAGTTTAACCGCCGGGATACCATGGGTAAAAATATCTATTTGGGCCAGAACATCCACTTCGTTCAAACCATGTTCATCTATCTGAGCCAGATCGACATCGCTAAAGATAACATCATGATCCATTCTTTTTGCTCCAAAAGCAGCCTTTATTTTCATGCTTGCAGGTAATATATGCGCATAATTACATACTGAGGACTGATATTCAAGTAAAAATCCAACGCAGGCTACGCCCACAACCCAGATTTTATTTTACCATGAAGCTTGCCATATTGTAGTAAGCCTTGCATAAAAAATAAAAAGGGAGGGCGGGGGAAATTGGAAGCGAGGCCACCGTGATTGGGGACATTCTTGAGTTTCGCGTTAAAGGCAAATTCAAGGTGTTCCTCCACTGAGGAAGGCGGGGACGTTGTTGATTTATTGATTTAAGTGAAAAAAAAGCAGGCTCTCACAGAGGCACAGAGGCACTGAGAACCTTGCCAAGACAAAGGCAAAAACTGGACTTTTTCGAACTGATAAAAGATATTTCACCACGAAAAACACGAAAAAAAAGAGGAAAAGCAGTATGTAGCTGAAGGCAAAAAGGGACGTTGTTGATTTATTGATTTAACTAAGGGAGGGCGGGAGAAATTGGAAGCGGGGCCACCGTGATTGGGGACATTCTTGAGTTTCGCGTTAAAAGCAAATTCAAGGTGTTCCTCCACTGGGCGAGCGATAGTCAAGAGTGTCCCCCCGCGAAGCACGGCGAAGCAAACGTGCAAACCAGTACGGACCGCAGGCGAAGGAAGGCGGGAAAGTGAATTATCACAAATTCAGGACGCAGGGCAAAAAAGATAAAAAACTCACGGCAGCACAAAGATGCAATCTTTTTTTCTTCGTGTTCTTCGTGTTCTCCAGTGAGCGTAGCGAATGGGTGGTTAAAAAGAATTTCTTGTTTTTTTTACCCCTCAAGGGGGTACTGAAAAGAGTGACAGGTTTTCAGGAGTAAGATACTAATAACCGGACGGAGCTGAAAAAACTACTATCAACAGCAAAAATAGATTGATTTTAGCGAAAATAATCTGCTAAGGTGCCAAAGTCAGTTAACGTTAACTGATAAATGTCCAGTGATGGGTAGAAAAGTTATGTTGAGCATTACATTAACATCTATTTTAGATCTCAATTCTTAAAGGAGGATCATATTTATGAAAACTGCACTATGGAAACCATCAACTGAACGGATAGCCAATGCCAACCTGACCCGATTTATGAAGTACCTGAATGATCAGCAGGGGCAGTCTTTTGCCAATTATGATGAGTTGTACCAGTGGTCGATAAGCGAACGGGCTGATTTCTGGGAAGGCGTCTGGAACTTTGGCGGCATTATCGCTTCCAAAACCTACGATGAAGTGCTGGTGGACGGCGACAAAATGCCAGGCTCCAGATGGTTTACCGGCGCCCGGCTCAATTTTGCCGAGAACCTGCTGCGCTACCGTGATGAGCAGACCGCCATGGTCTTTAAGGGCGAACAGCAGGAAGCGGTCAGAATAACCTATGCTGAACTCTATGACCAAGTCGCCAGATTGGCCAAATCATTACGGGATATGGGGGTCACCGCGGGCGACCGGATATCCGGTTTTGTTCCCAACATGATGGAAACGGTAATTGCCATGCTGGCCACCACCAGCATCGGCGCTATCTGGTCTTCCTGCTCGCCTGATTTCGGCATTAAAGGGGTTTTAGATCGTTTTGGCCAGATTGAACCCAAAGTTGTTTTTACCGCCAACGGTTATGGCTATAATGGCAAAACCTTCGATTCTCTACAGCGGGTTTCCGATATTCTCAACAGCCTGCCATCGGTGGAAAAAGTAGTGGTCATTCCCTATACCGAAAGCCAACCGGATATCAGCATGATCAACAACTCCATTCTCTTCGGTGATTTTCTCAGTTCCGAAGACAATCTGGAAATAGAATTTGAACAGCTGCCTTTCGACCATCCCCTCTACATCATGTATTCATCCGGGACCACCGGGGTGCCCAAATGTATTGTCCATGGGGCTGGCGGCACCCTGATTCAGCACCTGAAGGAACATATCCTCCATGTTGATCTCAAGCGGGAAGACAATCTTTTCTACTTCACCACCTGCGGCTGGATGATGTGGAACTGGTTAGTTAGCGGCCTGGCGGTGGGCGCCACCCTGATCCTCTATGATGGTTCCCCATTCTATCCAAACGGCGGCACCACCTTCAAGCTGGCGGAAGATGAAAAAATAACCGTTTTCGGCACCAGCGCCAAGTTCCTGGCCTCGGTTCAGCAGGCCGACATCAAACCGGGGAAGGAATATGATCTTTCGGCGATTAAAACCATCTGTTCCACCGGTTCTCCTCTTTCAGCTGAAAGTTTTGAGTTTGTCTACCGGGAAATCAAGGAAGATCTCGACCTGGCTTCCATTTCCGGCGGTACCGATATTGTTTCCTGCTTTGCCCTCGGCAATCCCATCCTGCCGGTCTACAGCGAAGAACTACAGTGCCGTGGGCTGGGGATGAAAGTTGAAGCCTTCGATGATGATGGCAAGTCGGTACTCAATGAACAGGGAGAACTGGTCTGCAGCGCTTCGTTCCCGTCAATGCCGATCTATTTCTGGAACGATCCGGAAAACCAGAAATATCTGGATGCCTATTTCCGCCGTTATCCCAACATCTGGTGCCACGGTGACTTCATCATGATTACTGAAACCGGCGGGGTTATTTTTTATGGTCGTTCCGATGCCACCCTCAACCCCGGCGGCGTCCGCATCGGCACTGCCGAAATCTATCGGCAGGTGGAAACCATTCCAGAAATCAAGGACAGCGTCGTCATCGGCCAGAACTGGGACAACGATGTGCGGGTTATCTTGTTCGTTATTCTGGAAGCGGGGGTTGATTTAACCCCGGAACTGGAAAAACAGATTAAAACCACCATCCGTAAAAACACCACTCCCCGGCATGTACCGGCCAAAGTGATCCCGGTTGCCGACATCCCCTACACTATCAGCGGTAAAAAAGTGGAACTGGCAGTACGTAAAGTCGTCGAAGGCCGGGAAATTACCAACAAGGATGCCCTGGCCAACCCCCAGGCACTGGAATGTTTCAAGGATCTGCCCCAATTGCAATCATGAACCATCGACTGCGGTGGTAATCATCATTCGTAACTATTCAGCACATCTTTATGAAGCGCACTGCTCCAAGCAAAACCGGGACTGTCCCCAAGCTTTTTGGTTTAAAAGGGGACTGTCCCAGGCTTTTGCGGTGTATACCGACATTGTTTCATAGTCCGTAAACATCTGGGACAGCCCCCGGTGAAGCTGGGGACAGTCCCGAGTTTACTACTTAAGGTGCAATACAATGTGCTGAATAGTTACCATCATTCAATGATTTTTTGCCCCAGGCAAAACCAAAAAAGTCCCGCTTAATGCGGGGCTTTTCATTGTCAGCTTCCATTTGACTTGTTCTTCGGCTCAACAAATACCTCCCGCCGCAGCACCCCGTAGCGGTTAAAACAGACGCGCAGAGTCAGCAGGATGGTCAGCACCACGCTGGTGATGGTGCTGACCACAATTGCGATCATGATCATAATCTGGTATTTAATTGCCACTTCCGGGCTGGCCCCTCCAAGGATAACTCCCGTCATCATTCCGGGCAGAGCGACTATTCCCATGGTTGCCATAGCGGCCAGGGTCGGCTTTAACGCCAGTTGAGCGCTTTCCCGAAAATACGGCAGCAAGGCCTCGTAATGAGATGCTCCAAGCGAAAGCACATAGAGATATTTCCTGGCATCCTTCCTGATATTTTCATAAAAGGTGCTGATGCCGACAATGTTGCCCCTGAGCGAACTACCCAGCAGCATGCCGCCGAGAACAATCAGGTAGCGGGCGTCAAAAATATTATCAAGCGGGATAACCACAATATTCAGATAAAAGATAACCACAAAGGTGGCAATGGAAAATGATAAAAAACCGGGGATAAAAACCTTGCTGATTTTGATGGCGGAACTTCTGACCGCGGAAAAGACCGCAACCGTAATCATGATCAGCAGCCAGAAAAGATTGATCCAGATGTTATTCCATAAAAAAAGATATTTGAGAAAGATGCCGATCAGGATCAACTGAACGGTCATCCTGCCCACGGCATAAAAAAGCGGCTTGATTAAAGCAAATCCGAACTTCAGGCTTAAAACCACCGGCAGAGCCAGCAGCAGAAAGGTCAGAGCCAGGGAGACAAGGGAAAGATCTACGGTTTCCATTCTCCCTCCTCAAGATTGAAAATTTTGACCGCCGGGTTCTCAAGCCAGACAGGATCGTGGGAAATCACCAGACAGGTCCAATCTTCCCTGGCAACAAAAAAATCCGCTACTTTTTTTTTGAGCTGTTTATCGAGGGCCGAAGTCACTTCATCCAGCAGAAATACATCCCGCTGCAGCAGCACGGCAATAATAATCGCCAGGCGCTGTCTTTCGCCGCCGGACAGATCTTCAATATCCTTTTTGATGACTTCTTTATCCAACTCAAAATACTGCAAAAGCTCCTGCAGCTGTTCCCGGAAGCCATCCAGGTAAATATTTGTTTTTAATTTTGCCACTAAATCAAGCAGATCAAGAATCTTTCCACCACCCAGACTGACATCCTGATCTACATAAGCAATCTTTTTACGAACCTCCCAGACGCTTTTTTCATCGATCATTCGGCCGTCAAAGAAAACTTCTCCTTCATCAGGTTCGATAAACCCCAACACCAGGGAAAAGAGAGAACTCTTCCCTGTCCCTGATTTCGCCAGGACCACAACCTTTTCACCTTGATCAACCGCCAGAGAGAGGTCATCAATAATTTTTTTACCATTAAACGAAAGATGAATATGGTTAAAGGCAATCATGACAAACTGTTTTTTTCCTGCTCAAGTAACACCTTCATCGCTTCCCCATTTGACCCGAGAAGCAAAGCAATATGGCGGGTTTTTTCACTATACCCCAAGCCGATTTTCAAAGTCATGGTCAACGGAACCGACAGCAGCATGCCCACCGGTCCGAGCACCCAACCCCAAAAGGCCATGGAAACAAAAATAACCAGCGGTGAAAGTCCGACTCCGGTTCCCATGATCTTTGGTTCAAGAATATTCCCGACAATTATGTTTGTAACCAGATACAAGCCGGCCGTAGCCGCCGCCGAAGCCGGGCCAAGCTGGACCAGAGCCAATAGAACCGATGGAACCGCGGCTATAACCGAACCAATGGTCGGAATAAAGTTCAGCAGAAAAGCCAATACCCCCCACATGACCGCAAAATCAACCCCGATAATCCAGAGACCGATGGTAACCAGGCCCCCGGTAAGCAGGCTGGTACCGGTCTTCAGGGCCAGATACCGGTTGATACCAGTGATAATCCGGTCATATTTTTCCATATCAGCATCAGGCCTGCCGGCTATGGCCTTGAGCTTATCCGTAAAGCCCGAGGCCTCGAGCAGGATGAAAACCAGGGTCAACACAATCATAAAAGTATTGGTCAACATCCCGAACAGGTTATTGAGCATATTGGCGGCAATACTCATGAGCTTGCCCGGATCAAACTGATCCATGAAAATCTTTTCCGTAAGCTCAATACCGTGACCTCCCAGCCAGGCGATCAAATCTTTGAATATCGCATGCAGACGTTCCTGGTACTGAGGTATTGCCCGGGAAAATTCCGCCATGGAAGAAGTTACCAGGGTTGCCAGCACCATTTCCACCAGGATAACCACCAACACCAGCAGGATGATGGAAACAATAGCCGGCACCTTCCTGGTTCGCAGCCAATACACTGGAGGAGCACAGATAATGGCAAGAAAGGACGCCAGCAGAAACGGCACGACAATGGCTTTTGCCGACATGATACCGGCAATAACAATGACAAACGCGGCAAGATTAATCAGCATGATATTCCTGTCTCAATTATTTATTCCTTTTTCACTCAACTTTCTGACTTGCATTTCCATAAATCCCTTGTTCCGGTTTCACTCAACTTTCTGACTTACATTTCCATAAATACCTTGTTCCGGAAGGCATTTCGATAACTAATTGAATTTAAAAGGGCTACATAATGCATTTGAGCTACAGCACCTCAACTTACAATGGTAAAACATATACTATTGCCGAATCCTATCGTGAGGGCAAGAAGGTTAAAAAAACGTACCATCTGGCCCATTGGCAAGCTTACCGATAAACGGGCAGAACAGCTCCGCAGGATCTGCAAGGTCGCCAGTGGCAA of the Pseudomonadota bacterium genome contains:
- a CDS encoding acetoacetate--CoA ligase is translated as MKTALWKPSTERIANANLTRFMKYLNDQQGQSFANYDELYQWSISERADFWEGVWNFGGIIASKTYDEVLVDGDKMPGSRWFTGARLNFAENLLRYRDEQTAMVFKGEQQEAVRITYAELYDQVARLAKSLRDMGVTAGDRISGFVPNMMETVIAMLATTSIGAIWSSCSPDFGIKGVLDRFGQIEPKVVFTANGYGYNGKTFDSLQRVSDILNSLPSVEKVVVIPYTESQPDISMINNSILFGDFLSSEDNLEIEFEQLPFDHPLYIMYSSGTTGVPKCIVHGAGGTLIQHLKEHILHVDLKREDNLFYFTTCGWMMWNWLVSGLAVGATLILYDGSPFYPNGGTTFKLAEDEKITVFGTSAKFLASVQQADIKPGKEYDLSAIKTICSTGSPLSAESFEFVYREIKEDLDLASISGGTDIVSCFALGNPILPVYSEELQCRGLGMKVEAFDDDGKSVLNEQGELVCSASFPSMPIYFWNDPENQKYLDAYFRRYPNIWCHGDFIMITETGGVIFYGRSDATLNPGGVRIGTAEIYRQVETIPEIKDSVVIGQNWDNDVRVILFVILEAGVDLTPELEKQIKTTIRKNTTPRHVPAKVIPVADIPYTISGKKVELAVRKVVEGREITNKDALANPQALECFKDLPQLQS
- a CDS encoding thiamine pyrophosphate-dependent enzyme gives rise to the protein MKLINQWPQYYKKNVVTHYCPGCGHGVVHRIIAEVLEELDVGKRSLLVCPAGCAVLAYHYLDIDVIESAHGRGTAIATGVSRANPDLFVISYQGDGDLSAIGTAETIHSANRGENITVIFINNAVYGMTGGQMAPTTILDQGTTTTPLGRNSTLDGYPLHITDVVAAFPGVAYAERVTVATPGGIRKTKKAITNAFQTQIEGLGYSIVEVLSPCPTNWKMTPLQACRWITEEMSKEYQPGLLTDKREEKRKQKG
- a CDS encoding ferredoxin family protein codes for the protein MMSKKDKVFMVKIRRDYCKGCGLCVEFCKQEVLETSPKLNSMGYYYADPVKPENCIGCMVCTLVCPDLAVEVYSE
- a CDS encoding DUF4301 family protein gives rise to the protein MDHDVIFSDVDLAQIDEHGLNEVDVLAQIDIFTHGIPAVKLDRPCTVNDGIVRLENEEMETMIDIYREAALAGRAMKFVPASGAATRMFKTLLSCYHKYFQPGAKPMTLNDYIDNPDYDDILRMKDNCGKFAFSDRLHQVVSADGLEVENLIDEGRCDLMLAYLLTEKGLDYGSLPKGLIDFHCYPDHVRTPFVEHLVEAADYTKDKQGKIRLHFTISPEHRQPFQEHLEQVRGVIETGSTRCEVIFSVQKSSTDTIAVDHDNVPFKNVDGSLVFRPGGHGALLENLNDLKGDIVFIKNIDNVVPDRLKAEICRYHQILGGYLVNLQQRIFGYLQGLDDTVPGDSLLAEITVFVQDFLGIEIPSEAGDKQIEFLRKKLNRPLRVCGMVKNEGEPGGGPFWVRGPEQGCSRQIVESSQVDFSAPDQEKIWQLSTHFNPVDLVCGLRDYRGEPFDLHEFSDPDTGFIAVKSSEGKELKALEHPGLWNGAMAEWNTVFIEVPAGTFNPVKSVFDLLRPAHQTGEV
- a CDS encoding ABC transporter ATP-binding protein; this translates as MIAFNHIHLSFNGKKIIDDLSLAVDQGEKVVVLAKSGTGKSSLFSLVLGFIEPDEGEVFFDGRMIDEKSVWEVRKKIAYVDQDVSLGGGKILDLLDLVAKLKTNIYLDGFREQLQELLQYFELDKEVIKKDIEDLSGGERQRLAIIIAVLLQRDVFLLDEVTSALDKQLKKKVADFFVAREDWTCLVISHDPVWLENPAVKIFNLEEGEWKP
- a CDS encoding 3-methyl-2-oxobutanoate dehydrogenase subunit VorB yields the protein MNKVFMSGNHTIAEAAIRAGCKCYFGYPITPQNELGEYMAANLRQAGGTFIQSESEIAAINMVVGAAASGVRAMTSSSSPGISLKQEGISFLSGFELPAVIVNMMRGGPGMGNIAPAQGDYYQSTRGGGHGDYRTPVLAPASVQELADLTMVAFDLADRYRTPVMLIGDGMMGQMKEPVVFPELVKQLPEKKWALKGRGEGPSRYLASLILDGLENERHNWKLVRKYQEIADCETRYELYMMEDAEYAVVAYGTTARIIKGAIKRARREGIPVGLIRPITLFPFPEKVLQEIAHRIKGFLVFEMSTGQMVDDVRLALADYQVKVEFHGRPGGIIPTPLEFSRVINRHYRRMKK
- a CDS encoding AI-2E family transporter, with the protein product MLINLAAFVIVIAGIMSAKAIVVPFLLASFLAIICAPPVYWLRTRKVPAIVSIILLVLVVILVEMVLATLVTSSMAEFSRAIPQYQERLHAIFKDLIAWLGGHGIELTEKIFMDQFDPGKLMSIAANMLNNLFGMLTNTFMIVLTLVFILLEASGFTDKLKAIAGRPDADMEKYDRIITGINRYLALKTGTSLLTGGLVTIGLWIIGVDFAVMWGVLAFLLNFIPTIGSVIAAVPSVLLALVQLGPASAAATAGLYLVTNIIVGNILEPKIMGTGVGLSPLVIFVSMAFWGWVLGPVGMLLSVPLTMTLKIGLGYSEKTRHIALLLGSNGEAMKVLLEQEKNSLS
- a CDS encoding ABC transporter permease, producing METVDLSLVSLALTFLLLALPVVLSLKFGFALIKPLFYAVGRMTVQLILIGIFLKYLFLWNNIWINLFWLLIMITVAVFSAVRSSAIKISKVFIPGFLSFSIATFVVIFYLNIVVIPLDNIFDARYLIVLGGMLLGSSLRGNIVGISTFYENIRKDARKYLYVLSLGASHYEALLPYFRESAQLALKPTLAAMATMGIVALPGMMTGVILGGASPEVAIKYQIMIMIAIVVSTITSVVLTILLTLRVCFNRYGVLRREVFVEPKNKSNGS